CGAGGACGAGGGTCGCCGCGCCCGCAGCCTCGCCGCGCTGAAGCGTGCGCGCGAGAAGGAACGCCGCATCCACGGTGGCGGTTCTTCCAAGCCGCGCGAAAAGCAGGTTCGCGACGTCGTGGTGCCAGAGGCGATCACGGTGCAGGACCTTGCCAACCGCATGGCCGAAAAGGGCGCCGACCTTGTGAAGGCGCTGTTCAACATGGGCATGATGGTCACCGTCAACCAGACGATCGACCAAGACACCGCAGAACTGCTGGTCGAGGAATTTGGCCACAACATCCAGCGCGTGTCCGAAGCCGATGTCGACATCGACACGACCGAGGATACCGATCCGGAAGAAACGCTGAAGGCTCGCCCGCCGGTCGTGACCATCATGGGCCACGTCGACCATGGCAAGACCAGCCTGTTGGACGCGCTGCGCGGCACCGATGTGACTCGCGGTGAAGCCGGTGGCATCACGCAGCACATCGGCGCTTACCAGATCACCACCAAGGACAAGCAGAAGATCACCTTCCTCGATACGCCCGGCCACGAGGCGTTTACCGAGATGCGCGCGCGCGGTGCCAACGTCACCGACATCGTGATCCTGGTGGTCGCCGCCGACGACGGGCTGATGCCGCAGACGATCGAGGCGATCAATCACACCAAGGCGGCTGGCGTGCCGATGATCGTTGCGATCAACAAGTGCGACAAGCCCGAGGCGAATCCGCAGAAGATCCGCGAACGCCTGCTGGAGCACGAGATCGTCGTCGAAGCGATGAGCGGTGAAGTGCAGGACGTAGAGGTTTCGGCGAAGACCAAGGCCGGTCTCGACAAGCTGCTCGACGCGATCAACATGCAGGCCGAACTGCTGGAGCTGAAGGCCAACCCGGACCGCGACGCCGATGCGACCGTGATCGAGGCGAAGCTGGACAAGGGCAAGGGTCCGCTGGCCACCGTGCTCGTCACGCGCGGCACGCTGCGCCGGGGCGACATTTTCGTCGTCGGCACCGAATCGGGCCGTGTGCGTGCGATCCACGACGACAAGGGCAAGCAGATCAAGGAAGCCGGACCGTCGATGCCGGTCGAGGTTCTGGGCCTTGGCGGCGTGCCGAACGCTGGCGATCACCTGACTGTGGTCGAGAACGAACAGCGCGCCCGCGAAGTTTCGACCTATCGTACCGAAAAGGCGAACGAGAAGCGCACTGCAATGGCCCCGGCCAGCTTCGAGAACATGTTCTCCGCGTTGAAGAGCAACGTCATCGAATACCCCGTGGTCATCAAGGCCGACGTGCAGGGTTCGGTGGAAGCGATCGCCAACGCGCTGGCCAAAATCTCGAACGACGAGATCAAGGTCCGCGTGCTCCATTCGGGCGTGGGCGCGATTACCGAAAGCGACGTGACGCTTGCCTCGGCCAGCGGTGCGCCGATCATCGGCTTTAACGTCCGCCCCAACGCCAAGGCGCGTCAGCAGATGGAGAAGGACAAGGTTCGCCTGATGTATCACGACGTGATCTATCACCTCACCGAGGAGATCACGAAGGAACTGGCTGGCGAGCTTGGGCCGGAGCGTATCGAGAACGTTGTCGGTCGTGCGCAGGTCAAGCAGGTCTTCCCTGCGGGCAAGAAGGACAAGGCCGCCGGTCTGCTGGTGGAAGAAGGCGTCATCCGCAAGGGTCTGTTCGCGCGTCTTACCCGCGACGACGTCATCGTCTCGGCCACGACCATCGCCTCGCTGCGGCGCTTCAAGGACGACGTCGACGAAGTCCGCGCGGGCCTGGAATGCGGCGTGGTTCTGGAAGATACGAACGACATCAAGGCTGGCGACCAGCTGGAAGTCTTCGAGGTCGAGGAGCGCGAGCGGGTTCTGTAATCCACACGACCGTTTGGTTACACGCGGGGCGTCGGACTTCTGTTCGGCGCCCTGCTGCATTTTAAGGAGCCCGATCCATGCCCCGCTTCTGCGCCTTCTTCGCCAGCATGAATGTCGGCGGCCATCGGCTTAAGATGACCGATCTGCGCGACGCGCTGGAGCGGGAGGATATGGAGGACGTGGAGACGGTCGTCGCCAGCGGCAACGTGCTGTTTTCTTTCGATGATCGCCCCACCGACGGGCTGTCCGAAATGCTGGCCTTCATCGTGAAGGACCGATTCGGCTTTCCAACCTTCGCCGCCGTGCGCAGCGCGGACGAAGTGCGGGCCGCGTTTGAGGACAATCCGTTTCACGGCAAAGGCGAGGACAAGTTCGTCCACACGCTGTTTCTGGATGCCCAGGCCGAAAAGGCCGCGTTCGAAGACCTTCTGGCCGCCTATGAAGGGCGCGGGCCGGAGAAGATGGCGCTGGGCGACCGATGCCTCTACGTCGACTATGTCGAGAGCGTCGGGACCAGCAAGCTGACCGGTGTCTTTATCGAACGCAAGCTGGACCGGATGGCGACCGGGCGAAACATGCGCTCTCTCAAACGCATCCACGAAAAAATGGTCTGACGCGAAAAAGGGCGACCCACCGGGGCCGCCCTTTTCTTGTTTCTAGCGGTAAAACGCGTTCGACACGATGGCCGATACGATGCCGCTGGTAATGCCGATCAACAGCGCGTCGTTATCCGCCCGTACCCAGCGATAGCCGCGCGGCGGGGCATAGAGGCGGCTGCGATAGTCGCGGTAATAGACCGGGCGATAGGTGCGGACATAGCGCCGGTCGAACCGGTCTCCGCGTCGCCACGAACGGCGATAATCGCGCCGGTCGTATCGGACATAGCGATCCCGGTCGCGGTACCTATGGCGATCCCGGCGGTCGTAACGCCGGTCATACCGGTCGCGTGACGCGTGGCGGTCGCGATAACGGCGATCATGCCGGTCATGGCGATCGTATCGGTCGTGCTTTTCCCAACGGTCCTTGCCGCGCGCTTCGGCGGGTGCGGTGGTCATCGGGACGATCATGGCCGCGGCAAGGGCGGCAGCGATCAGTTTTCTCAAGTGGTGTCTCCCGGTTCTGATGGAACCCAAACGCAGCGTGTCCGCGCAAGGGAGGTCGCAGGTTGGGAGACTACAGCAACAGGCGCGCAACGACAGGCCGTTCGCGGCCTGTCGCACCCGTGGCGGGATCAGTTGAGCGTTGATATGCCTCGGTTAATCGGGCGCTCATCTGCAAAGCGCCGCCTGCGGGCCGGTATGACCCGCAGGCGATCCAGGATTTAGCGGATCATGTTTCCGATCACCGCACCGATGATGCCGCTGGTAATGCCGACCAGAAGGACGTCATTGCCCGAACGGACGTAATGGTATCCGCGCGGCGGAGCACGCAGTCCGCGATAGTCGCGATAGCTGACCACGCGGTAGTCGCGGGCATAGCGCCTGTCGAACCGCTCGCCCTTGCGCCACTTGTGCGCGGCGCGGGATACGTACTTGCCGTGGTTGTCGCCGCGATAGGATCGGCTGTCGCGACGGTCGTAACGGCTGTCGTGCCGGTCGTTGTCGCGATAGCTGTGTTCGTACCGGTCGTGATCGCGATGCTTGGCCATGGCGGGAACGGCGGGTAGCAGCATGGCGGTGGCGACCGCCCCGGCAACGATATTCTTGGTGAAGGTTTTCATTTTGGATCTCCTTTCCTCACCCACTCAATCTACGCCTTTCTGCCGGGAATAAGTGTCTCAGCTTGCGCGAATTTGTCGCGGGCTGATGCTTATCTGCCGTTCAGGAAAATGGGGGCGCCGCGTCCTTGGCGGATTGGTGCGCAGACCCGGCTCGGCGGCGAAAGCGCGCGGGCGGGGCGGCGGTTTGTTGCAAATTGTCGCGGGCTGCCCCAAATCGCGGCCATGGCCCGCCAGCATTCCAGCCCCGAAGATCGCTCCGTCCGCCTGCTCAAGGTGGGCGAGCGTGTGCGCCACGTTCTTTCAGAGCTGCTGACGCGGCAGCAGGTGCACGACGATACCCTGTCGGGCACGACCGTCAGCGTGACCGAAGTGCGGATGTCGCCCGATTTGCGGCAGGCCAATGTCTACGTGAAACCCCTTTTGGGTGCCGACGAAGCCAAGGTGCTCAAGGCGTTGCAGGTCAACACCGCATTTTTCCAGCGCGAGGTTGCCAAGCGATTGGGCCTGAAAAACGCCGCCAAGCTGCAATTCCGCGCGGACGAGACGTTCGACGAGGCAACGCGGATCGACCGTCTGCTCGACGATCCGCGCGTAAAACGCGACATTTCCGACGAGGACTGAGTAGCCAAAAAGGACCTGGGGCGTGGCGAAGCTCTATTTCTACTACGCCAGTATGAACGCGGGGAAGTCGACCACGCTGTTGCAGGCCGACTTCAACTATCGCGAGCGGGGCATGACCACCATGGTCTGGACCGCCGCGCTGGACGACCGGTCGGAAGGCAAGCCCATCGCCAGCCGGATCGGGCTGGAGGCCGATGCCTACCGTTTCGAACGTGATACCGACCTGCACGCCCGCGTCACCGCTGCGCATCATGTCGAACCGCTGGCCTGCGTGTTGATCGACGAGGCGCAGTTCCTGACGAAAGATCAGGTCTGGCAATGCGCGCGGCTGGCGGACGAAACCGGCATCCCGGTGCTCTGCTATGGGTTGCGCACCGATTTTCAGGGCGAACTGTTCGAGGGCGCGGCGGCGCTGCTCGGCATTGCCGACGCACTGATCGAGCTGAAAGCCGTGTGCCACTGTGGCCGCAAGGCGACGATGAACCTGCGCGTCGATGCCAGCGGCGGTGCGGTGGCAGAGGGTGCGCAGACCGAGATCGGCGGCAATGACCGCTATGTGGCGCTGTGCCGCCGTCATTTCAGCGAGGCGCTGGCGGGTTAGGCTCGCAAGTCCTATCTAACGGACATGACCGACACCCTGATATTTGCGGCGATCCTGATCCCGATCCTCGTCGTCTCCATCGTGTTCCACGAAGTCGCGCACGGCTGGGTGGCGCGGGCGCTGGGCGATCATACCGCAGCGCGACTGGGGCGGTTGACGCTGAACCCGATCAAGCACGTCGATCCGGTGGGGACTCTGCTGGTGCCAGGCGGTCTGGCGCTTATGGGCGGACCACCGTTCGGCTGGGCCAAGCCGGTGCCGGTGATAAAGCAGCGGCTGCGCAATCCGCGCTATGGCATGATGGCGGTGGCTGCTGCCGGGCCGGCGACGAATATTGCGCTGGCGGCGGTGTTTGCGGTTGTGTTGGGTCTGGTGGCGCGCGGGATCGTGCCGCCAGTGGGGGCGGCGACGGAATGGACGCTGACCGGACTGCAATACGCGATCTTCATCAACCTTGTGCTGGCCTTGTTCAACCTGTTGCCGATCCCGCCGTTCGACGGGTCGCACATCCTTGAAGGCTTGCTGCCGCGCAGCTGGGCGGCAGGGTATGAGAAGCTGCGCCCTCTCGGCATGATCGTGATCGTGCTGATCATCGCCGCGACATGGGCCTTTCCGCAGTGGGGCTTGGTCGAACGGCTGATCCTGCCGCCGGTCGAGTGGCTGAGCCAATATTTCATCGACATCGCGCGCACCATCGAAGCGTTGTGATGCCGCACGGCTGGATCATTCTCGACAAGCCGCTCGAACTCGGCTCGACGCAGGCCGTGGCCGCGGTAAAGCGCAACTTGCGGCAGGCGGGGTACGGCAAGGTCAAGGTCGGCCACGGCGGCACGCTGGACCCGCTGGCGACCGGGGTGCTGCCCATCGCGGTCGGTGAGGCGACGAAGCTGGCTGGCCGGATGCTCGATGCGACCAAGGCCTACGCATTCACGCTGGCCTTCGGGGCGGAAACGACGACGCTCGACGCCGAGGGTGAGGTGACAGAGACGAGCGATGTGCGGCCCACGCGCGACCGGATCGAGGCGGTGCTGCCAAGCTTCATCGGTCCGATCGCGCAGGTGCCGCCCGCCTATTCGGCGCTGAAGGTCGACGGCAAGCGCGCCTACGACCTTGCGCGGGCGGGCGAAGAGGTCACGCTCAAGACACGGTCCGTCACGATCCACACCCTGTCCATCACGGATTGCACGGCGGATTCGGTCACGTTGATGGCAAAGGTCAGCAAGGGCACCTATATCCGGTCCCTTGCAAGGGATATCGCGCGGGCGCTGGAAACGGTCGGCCACGTGACGATGCTCAGGCGCGTGAAGGCCGGGCCCTTCACTCTCGAATCCGCGATTTCGCTGGACAAGCTCAACGAAATCGGTAAGGGCGCGCCCCTTGAAGATATGATCCTGCCGTTGGAGGCGGGGCTGGACGACATCCCGGCCCTGATACTCTCCCCGGACGCGGCAGGGGCGGTCCGACAGGGCCGGAAACTGTCCGGGTTGCCTGAACCAGACGGCACCTATTGGGGAAGAGAGGGCGATACGCCCGTTGCCCTGATGGAAGTGACCGATGGCGAGGCAAGGGTCCTTCGGGGCTTTAACCTATGACTGGATGTCGCGGAGTAAAATGAATGACGGTTACCGCCGAACGTAAGCAGGAAATCATCCAGGACAACGCCCGCGCCGATGGCGACACGGGCAGCCCGGAAGTACAGGTCGCGATCCTGACCGAGCGTATTCGCAACCTGACCGAGCACTTCAAGGCCAATCACAAGGACAATCACTCGCGGCGCGGTCTGCTGGTGATGGTCAACAAGCGGCGCTCGCTGCTGGCCTATCTCAAGAAGAAGGACGTGGCGCGCTACAACGCCCTCATCCAAAAGCTCGGCCTGCGTAAGTAAGCTGAAACCGGAAGGCGGCCCCACGAGGGCCGCTTTTCATATCTACGGTTCGGAACGCAATTCGGCGGACCGCGCCCGGGGCACGATCAATGGCCCCACACCGGACCGGGACGGTACCCCCGGCAAGTAGGCCCCGCGATGCAATAGGGCACGCGGGTTCGGGAGTATCGCAGCGAAAGGGGAAACCGGTTTCGCGGTTCGCGATGCGACCAGATAAAGGAAATCAAATGTTCGACACCAAAACTGTATCGCTGGAGTGGGGCGGAAAGACCCTCACCCTCGAAACCGGCCGCATTGCCCGTCAGGCTGACGGCGCGGTCCTCGCCACCTATGGCGAAACCGTGGTTCTTTGCGCCGTCACGGCCGCGAAGAAGGTGAAGGAAGGGCAGGACTTCTTCCCGCTCACCGTTCACTACCAGGAAAAATTCTCGTCTGCCGGCCGTATCCCCGGTGGCTTCTTCAAGCGTGAACGCGGCGCGACCGAAAAGGAAACGCTGACCAGCCGCCTGATCGACCGTCCGATCCGCCCGCTGTTCCCTGAAGGTTTCTACAACGAAATCAACGTCATCTGCCAGGTTATGTCCTATGACGGCGAGACCGAGGCCGACATCCTTGCGATGATCGCCGCTTCGGCTGCGCTGACCATTTCGGGCGTGCCGTTCATGGGCCCGATCGGCGCTGCGCGCGTCGGTTATGTCGATGGCGAATACACGTTGAACCCGAAGCAGGATGCCGCGCTTGAAGACGGTCGTCTGGATCTTGTCGTCGCCGCAACCAACCACGCGGTGATGATGGTCGAATCCGAAGCCAAGGAACTGACCGAAGACGAAATGCTCGGCGCTGTCATGTTCGCGCACGAGGAATCGAAGAAGGTCATCGGCGCGATCATCGAGCTGGCCGAAAAGGCCGCCAAGGCTCCGTGGGAAATCGATGCTTCGGACGACACCTCGGCGATCAAGGAAAAGCTGCGCGGCATCGTCGGCGACGACATCGCCGCCGCTTACAAGCTGACCGACAAGTCGGCCCGTTCGGAAGCTCTGAACGCCGCCCGCGCCAAGGCCAAGGAAGCGTTTGCCGGCGAAGAACCGCAAACCCAGATGGTTGCCAACAAGGCGGTCAAGAAGCTGGAAGCGGAAATCGTTCGCACCGCCATCCTCAAGGACGGATCGCGCATCGACGGTCGCAAGCTGGATCAGGTTCGTCCGATCGAGGCGACTGCCGGCTTCCTGCCCCGCACGCACGGTTCGGCGCTGTTCACGCGCGGTGAGACGCAGGCGATCTGCACCACCACGCTGGGCACCAAGGAATCGGAGCAGATGATCGACGGGCTGGAAGGCCTGACCTACTCCAACTTCATGCTGCACTATAACTTCCCGCCCTACTCGGTCGGCGAAGTGGGCCGCTTTGGCGCCCCGGGCCGCCGCGAAATCGGCCACGGCAAGCTGGCATGGCGCGCGCTGCACCCGGTGCTGCCGTCGAAGGAAGACTTCCCCTACACCATCCGCATCCTGTCGGACATCACCGAGTCGAACGGCTCGTCCTCGATGGCGACGATTTGCGGCGGCTGTCTGTCGATGATGGACGCAGGCGTTCCGATCGAACGTCCGGTGTCGGGCATCGCCATGGGCCTCATCCTCGAAGGCGATGAATTCGCCGTCCTTTCGGACATTCTTGGCGACGAGGATCACCTCGGCGACATGGACTTCAAGGTCGCTGGCACCGAGGCCGGCATCACCACGATGCAGATGGACATCAAGGTGGCCGGCATCACGCAGGAAATCTTTGCTGCTGCACTGAAGCAGGCGAAGGACGGCCGCGCGCACATCCTTGGCGAAATGACCAAGGCGCTGAGCACGGCCCGCACCGAACTATCGGCCCACGCGCCGCGTATCGAGACGATGCAGATCGACAAGTCGAAGATCCGCGACGTCATCGGCACCGGCGGCAAGGTCATCCGTGAAATCGTCGCGGAAACCGGTGCCAAGGTGGACATCGACGACGAGGGTGTGATCAAGATCTCGTCCAGCGATCTGTCGCAGATCGAAGCCGCCAGGAAGTGGATCGAAGGTATCGTCGAAGAGGCGGAAGTCGGCAAGATCTACACCGGCAAGGTCGTCAACATCGTCGACTTCGGCGCATTCGTGAACTTCATGGGCGGCAAGGACGGTCTAGTCCACGTGTCGGAAATGAAGAACGAGCGCGTTGAAAAGCCGACCGACGTCGTTTCCGAAGGCCAGGAAGTTAAGGTCAAGGTCCTCGAGATCGACAACCGCGGCAAGGTCCGCCTGTCGATGCGCGTCGTCGATCAGGAAACCGGCGAAGAGCTGGAAGACACGCGCCCCGCTCGCGAGCCGCGTGAACCGCGCGGTGATCGCGGCGATCGTCGTGGCCCGCGCCGCGACGGCGGTGGCGGCCGTGGACGTGGTGGCGATCGCGGTGATCGCGGCCCGCGCAGCGGCGGTCGTGACCGGGACGACGGCGAAGGCAAGTCGGGCGGTAACCCCGACCACATGCCCGCGTTCCTGAAGGACGACTGATCCATTCGGACAGCCAGTGAAATGGGGCCGTTGGAGCGATCCGGCGGCCCCTTTCGCATGAAGGAACGACGAACATGCTGGAACGCAAGCTGCTGGGATCGGCCATGGTGCCGGGCGGGACCGAACTGCATCTCTATTCCCACGGGCGCGATTTCTACATCATGCTGGACCGGCATGACCTGATGAGCACCCGGATGCGCTATTCGGAAGAACAGCTTGCCGAACTGACGCTGGACCGCCTGGAATGCGCCGATCCGCACATTCTGGTCGGCGGTTACGGCATGGGCTTTACCTTGCGCGCGGCTCTGGCGCGGCTGGGGCCGAAGGGGCGGGTGACCGTTGCCGAACTGATGCCGGAAATCATCGATTGGGCACGCGGCCCGATGGCAGAGGTTGCGGCAGGCTGCCTCGACGATGCGCGCGTCACGGTTCAGGTCGCCGATGTCTCGCATGTCATCGCCAAGGCCAACCGCAGTTTCGATGCGATCCTGCTCGACGTCGACAATGGCCCCGACGGGTTGGTGCGGGCAGAGAACGACAATATTTATGCCAATCGCGGTCTGGCCGCAGCGATGCGCGCGCTGCGTCCGGGCGGCGTGCTGGCGATCTGGTCGGCTGGCCCGGACGACAGGTTTACCCGCCAGCTGACACGCGCTGGCTATGACGTAGAGGAATTGGAAGTCCGCGCCCGTCCCAACGGCAAGGGGCCGCGCCATACGATCTGGTTCGCCAGACCTCGCTGACAATACACGCGCTGATTAGCGGCGTTTGCCGGGCAGGTTATCGGACAGCGTATCTGCCAATCCTGCCCGCGACCGGAAACATCCGACGGCGGCGAGAAAGAACAGCCCGGCGATCGCCAGCCCCGGCCAGTGCGTCGTGACGCTGAACC
The sequence above is a segment of the Croceicoccus naphthovorans genome. Coding sequences within it:
- a CDS encoding site-2 protease family protein, which encodes MTDTLIFAAILIPILVVSIVFHEVAHGWVARALGDHTAARLGRLTLNPIKHVDPVGTLLVPGGLALMGGPPFGWAKPVPVIKQRLRNPRYGMMAVAAAGPATNIALAAVFAVVLGLVARGIVPPVGAATEWTLTGLQYAIFINLVLALFNLLPIPPFDGSHILEGLLPRSWAAGYEKLRPLGMIVIVLIIAATWAFPQWGLVERLILPPVEWLSQYFIDIARTIEAL
- a CDS encoding DUF1697 domain-containing protein; the encoded protein is MPRFCAFFASMNVGGHRLKMTDLRDALEREDMEDVETVVASGNVLFSFDDRPTDGLSEMLAFIVKDRFGFPTFAAVRSADEVRAAFEDNPFHGKGEDKFVHTLFLDAQAEKAAFEDLLAAYEGRGPEKMALGDRCLYVDYVESVGTSKLTGVFIERKLDRMATGRNMRSLKRIHEKMV
- a CDS encoding thymidine kinase; translation: MAKLYFYYASMNAGKSTTLLQADFNYRERGMTTMVWTAALDDRSEGKPIASRIGLEADAYRFERDTDLHARVTAAHHVEPLACVLIDEAQFLTKDQVWQCARLADETGIPVLCYGLRTDFQGELFEGAAALLGIADALIELKAVCHCGRKATMNLRVDASGGAVAEGAQTEIGGNDRYVALCRRHFSEALAG
- a CDS encoding RcnB family protein codes for the protein MKTFTKNIVAGAVATAMLLPAVPAMAKHRDHDRYEHSYRDNDRHDSRYDRRDSRSYRGDNHGKYVSRAAHKWRKGERFDRRYARDYRVVSYRDYRGLRAPPRGYHYVRSGNDVLLVGITSGIIGAVIGNMIR
- the truB gene encoding tRNA pseudouridine(55) synthase TruB — its product is MPHGWIILDKPLELGSTQAVAAVKRNLRQAGYGKVKVGHGGTLDPLATGVLPIAVGEATKLAGRMLDATKAYAFTLAFGAETTTLDAEGEVTETSDVRPTRDRIEAVLPSFIGPIAQVPPAYSALKVDGKRAYDLARAGEEVTLKTRSVTIHTLSITDCTADSVTLMAKVSKGTYIRSLARDIARALETVGHVTMLRRVKAGPFTLESAISLDKLNEIGKGAPLEDMILPLEAGLDDIPALILSPDAAGAVRQGRKLSGLPEPDGTYWGREGDTPVALMEVTDGEARVLRGFNL
- a CDS encoding spermidine synthase, which codes for MLERKLLGSAMVPGGTELHLYSHGRDFYIMLDRHDLMSTRMRYSEEQLAELTLDRLECADPHILVGGYGMGFTLRAALARLGPKGRVTVAELMPEIIDWARGPMAEVAAGCLDDARVTVQVADVSHVIAKANRSFDAILLDVDNGPDGLVRAENDNIYANRGLAAAMRALRPGGVLAIWSAGPDDRFTRQLTRAGYDVEELEVRARPNGKGPRHTIWFARPR
- the pnp gene encoding polyribonucleotide nucleotidyltransferase, with the protein product MFDTKTVSLEWGGKTLTLETGRIARQADGAVLATYGETVVLCAVTAAKKVKEGQDFFPLTVHYQEKFSSAGRIPGGFFKRERGATEKETLTSRLIDRPIRPLFPEGFYNEINVICQVMSYDGETEADILAMIAASAALTISGVPFMGPIGAARVGYVDGEYTLNPKQDAALEDGRLDLVVAATNHAVMMVESEAKELTEDEMLGAVMFAHEESKKVIGAIIELAEKAAKAPWEIDASDDTSAIKEKLRGIVGDDIAAAYKLTDKSARSEALNAARAKAKEAFAGEEPQTQMVANKAVKKLEAEIVRTAILKDGSRIDGRKLDQVRPIEATAGFLPRTHGSALFTRGETQAICTTTLGTKESEQMIDGLEGLTYSNFMLHYNFPPYSVGEVGRFGAPGRREIGHGKLAWRALHPVLPSKEDFPYTIRILSDITESNGSSSMATICGGCLSMMDAGVPIERPVSGIAMGLILEGDEFAVLSDILGDEDHLGDMDFKVAGTEAGITTMQMDIKVAGITQEIFAAALKQAKDGRAHILGEMTKALSTARTELSAHAPRIETMQIDKSKIRDVIGTGGKVIREIVAETGAKVDIDDEGVIKISSSDLSQIEAARKWIEGIVEEAEVGKIYTGKVVNIVDFGAFVNFMGGKDGLVHVSEMKNERVEKPTDVVSEGQEVKVKVLEIDNRGKVRLSMRVVDQETGEELEDTRPAREPREPRGDRGDRRGPRRDGGGGRGRGGDRGDRGPRSGGRDRDDGEGKSGGNPDHMPAFLKDD
- the infB gene encoding translation initiation factor IF-2 translates to MSDTNDTPRTRKPLGLKRSVDAGEVKQTFSHGRTNKVAVEVKRRRKILKPGETAAPEPAPTPAPPPAPVAKAPPPTPAPRPAASRESRQEMQARLLREAEEARLATLEEANRREQEEKQRALEEEKQRAEENRKAEEEAEKAAAAAPVEAPKEEAKEEPAPEAKAEPAAEPEAEPEQGEVTPAPRRFTPVKRPEPKKPEKKAPRAAEKAAPEREGEGNAKDRRRSGKLSVSKALNEDEGRRARSLAALKRAREKERRIHGGGSSKPREKQVRDVVVPEAITVQDLANRMAEKGADLVKALFNMGMMVTVNQTIDQDTAELLVEEFGHNIQRVSEADVDIDTTEDTDPEETLKARPPVVTIMGHVDHGKTSLLDALRGTDVTRGEAGGITQHIGAYQITTKDKQKITFLDTPGHEAFTEMRARGANVTDIVILVVAADDGLMPQTIEAINHTKAAGVPMIVAINKCDKPEANPQKIRERLLEHEIVVEAMSGEVQDVEVSAKTKAGLDKLLDAINMQAELLELKANPDRDADATVIEAKLDKGKGPLATVLVTRGTLRRGDIFVVGTESGRVRAIHDDKGKQIKEAGPSMPVEVLGLGGVPNAGDHLTVVENEQRAREVSTYRTEKANEKRTAMAPASFENMFSALKSNVIEYPVVIKADVQGSVEAIANALAKISNDEIKVRVLHSGVGAITESDVTLASASGAPIIGFNVRPNAKARQQMEKDKVRLMYHDVIYHLTEEITKELAGELGPERIENVVGRAQVKQVFPAGKKDKAAGLLVEEGVIRKGLFARLTRDDVIVSATTIASLRRFKDDVDEVRAGLECGVVLEDTNDIKAGDQLEVFEVEERERVL
- a CDS encoding RcnB family protein encodes the protein MRKLIAAALAAAMIVPMTTAPAEARGKDRWEKHDRYDRHDRHDRRYRDRHASRDRYDRRYDRRDRHRYRDRDRYVRYDRRDYRRSWRRGDRFDRRYVRTYRPVYYRDYRSRLYAPPRGYRWVRADNDALLIGITSGIVSAIVSNAFYR
- the rpsO gene encoding 30S ribosomal protein S15 yields the protein MTVTAERKQEIIQDNARADGDTGSPEVQVAILTERIRNLTEHFKANHKDNHSRRGLLVMVNKRRSLLAYLKKKDVARYNALIQKLGLRK
- the rbfA gene encoding 30S ribosome-binding factor RbfA, whose product is MARQHSSPEDRSVRLLKVGERVRHVLSELLTRQQVHDDTLSGTTVSVTEVRMSPDLRQANVYVKPLLGADEAKVLKALQVNTAFFQREVAKRLGLKNAAKLQFRADETFDEATRIDRLLDDPRVKRDISDED